Proteins co-encoded in one Macrobrachium nipponense isolate FS-2020 chromosome 24, ASM1510439v2, whole genome shotgun sequence genomic window:
- the LOC135205387 gene encoding hemocyanin B chain-like: MKVTVLFVLVAFAAAEVPLAKRQQDVNRLLWKVYDHLQFDELKGYAASFDPVGDVSQYKDGGESAKHLVQELKDHRLLQQHHWFSLFNERQREEALMLFEVLMQCKTWECAVHNAAYWREHMNEGEFVYALYTAVIHSDLGHGIVLPPLYEVTPHMFTNSEVIQKAYTAKMTNTPGTFEMEFTGTKKNKEQRVAYFGEDIGMNVHHVTWHMDFPFWWEDKYGGHLDRKGELFFWVHHQLTVRFDSERLSNYLDMVGELQWEKPIIEGFAPHTIYKYGGEFPARPDHVHFEDVDGVARVRDMIIMESRIRDAIAHGYITDKDGKVIDIMNDEGVDKLGDIIESSMYSPNVQYYGALHNMAHIVLGRQGDPHGKYNMPPGVMEHFETATRDPTFFRLHKYMDNIFKEHKYSLPPYKHEDLDFPGVSIENLGIEGELKTYFEDYEFDIRNAVDSAEGIAYVDLKANVHRLNHYDFAFVADVNNNNGNEVVGTFRLYLCPEKDNNGEHFDFNNGTWHCIEMDKFWKKLAPGNNHVVRKSGDSSVTVPDVPSFQSLMDAADSGSFSMPEYERSCGIPNRMLLPKGKRDGMEFALVLAVTDGSYDLTHPEVESEHGGTHAHCGAHGEIYPDKRPMGFPLDRRVPDRRVFDETTNFKLTHVKVFHDEHHHK; the protein is encoded by the exons AAGTCCCACTGGCCAAGAGACAGCAGGATGTTAACCGCCTGCTGTGGAAAGTGTACGACCACCTGCAATTTGATGAACTGAAAGGATATGCCGCATCCTTTGACCCTGTAGGTGATGTGTCACAATATAAGGATGGAGGAGAATCTGCCAAACACTTAGTCCAAGAACTGAAGGACCACAGGCTCCTTCAGCAGCATCACTGGTTCTCCCTTTTCAACGAACGTCAGAGGGAGGAGGCTCTTATGCTCTTTGAAGTCCTCATGCAGTGCAAGACCTGGGAATGTGCTGTTCACAATGCTGCATACTGGCGTGAACACATGAATGAAGGAGAGTTTGTGTATGCCCTTTACACTGCTGTTATTCATTCTGATCTTGGACATGGCATTGTTCTTCCCCCACTCTATGAAGTTACTCCTCACATGTTCACAAACAGTGAAGTTATCCAAAAGGCTTACACTGCAAAGATGACCAACACACCAGGTACATTTGAGATGGAATTCACAGgtacaaagaaaaataaggaacaaCGTGTGGCCTACTTTGGAGAAGATATTGGAATGAATGTCCATCACGTTACTTGGCATATGGATTTCCCCTTCTGGTGGGAGGACAAATATGGTGGTCACTTGGACCGCAAGGGAGAACTTTTCTTCTGGGTTCATCATCAGCTCACTGTTCGCTTTGATTCTGAGCGTCTTTCCAACTACTTGGATATGGTAGGTGAACTTCAGTGGGAGAAACCCATTATTGAAGGTTTTGCACCACACACTATCTACAAATATGGTGGTGAATTCCCCGCTCGTCCTGACCACGTCCACTTTGAAGATGTTGACGGTGTGGCTAGAGTAAGAGACATGATAATCATGGAAAGCCGTATCCGTGATGCCATAGCACATGGATATATTACTGACAAGGATGGAAAAGTTATTGACATCATGAATGATGAGGGTGTTGACAAACTTGGTGACATCATCGAATCTTCCATGTACAGTCCCAATGTCCAGTATTACGGAGCTCTCCACAACATGGCTCACATTGTGCTTGGCCGTCAAGGTGATCCTCATGGAAAATACAACATGCCTCCAGGTGTTATGGAACACTTTGAAACAGCCACTCGTGATCCTACATTCTTCCGACTTCACAAATATATGGATAATATCTTCAAGGAACATAAGTACAGCCTTCCTCCTTACAAACATGAAGACCTAGACTTCCCTGGTGTATCTATTGAAAACCTTGGCATTGAGGGAGAACTCAAAACTTACTTTGAGGACTATGAATTTGACATTCGAAATGCTGTCGACTCTGCTGAAGGAATTGCCTACGTCGACTTGAAGGCCAATGTCCATCGTTTGAACCACTATGATTTTGCCTTTGTTGCCGATGTCAATAACAACAATGGGAACGAAGTTGTGGGTACATTCCGCCTTTATCTTTGCCCTGAGAAGGACAACAATGGGGAACATTTCGATTTCAACAATGGTACCTGGCACTGCATTGAAATGGACAAATTCTGGAAGAAAT TGGCTCCAGGAAATAATCATGTAGTAAGAAAGTCTGGCGACTCTTCTGTTACTGTTCCTGATGTACCAAGCTTCCAGTCTCTCATGGATGCAGCTGACAGTGGCAGCTTTAGCATGCCCGAATATGAGAGGTCTTGCGGCATCCCCAACAGAATGCTTCTGCCCAAGGGTAAGAGGGACGGCATGGAATTTGCTCTCGTTCTGGCAGTCACTGATGGAAGCTATGACCTAACTCACCCTGAAGTGGAATCTGAGCACGGAGGTACTCATGCTCATTGTGGAGCTCATGGAGAGATCTACCCTGACAAGCGTCCCATGGGATTTCCTCTGGATCGTCGTGTCCCAGACAGACGAGTCTTTGATGAAACCACAAACTTCAAGCTTACCCACGTGAAAGTCTTCCATGATGAGCACCATCATAAATGA